One Castanea sativa cultivar Marrone di Chiusa Pesio chromosome 4, ASM4071231v1 DNA window includes the following coding sequences:
- the LOC142632733 gene encoding protein STRICTOSIDINE SYNTHASE-LIKE 11-like, with protein MAIIYVPTRLSMLSIFILFFCTTPPLALSLVFKKLQLPPGASGPESYAFKAKFGVLGVLYTGVYDGRILTSQGGTTNFTDFAFTAPNRSKAACDGQTNVDLQPKCGRPLGLEFSISTNQLYVADAYFGLSVVGPKGRLTTQLANSVNGVPFRFLDGLGLHPITGDVYFTQFSATYQLRNASVAVTNNDKTGSLLKYDILTKQVTELVTGLSGAAGTAVSALGDFVLVSEYISKRIQRFWLTGAKRNTTETFISFRGNPDNIKRDANGDFWVAVNDAIKSSTQDTVPIRVRIDRSGIVQKVSLENEYNTTKISEAQKYLGRIYIGSPITNFVGVYS; from the exons ATGGCTATAATCTATGTCCCTACAAGGCTTTCCATGCTCTCCATTTTTATCCTTTTCTTCTGCACTACTCCTCCACTGGCTCTTTCTTTGGTTTTTAAGAAGCTCCAGTTGCCACCAGGTGCCAGTGGTCCTGAGTCTTATGCCTTTAAAGCCAAATTTGGCGTGTTGGGTGTACTCTATACGGGTGTATATGACGGTAGAATTCTCACATCTCAAGGAGGAACCACTAATTTCACAGATTTTGCCTTCACTGCACCAAATAG GTCGAAGGCAGCATGTGATGGCCAAACTAATGTAGATTTGCAACCCAAGTGTGGGAGGCCATTAGGTTTGGAATTCAGCATTTCAACGAACCAGCTCTACGTAGCTGATGCATATTTTGGGCTTTCGGTTGTCGGACCTAAAGGAAGGCTTACAACCCAACTCGCCAACAGTGTAAATGGTGTGCCCTTTCGCTTTCTTGACGGTTTGGGACTCCACCCGATTACAGGAGATGTTTACTTTACACAGTTCAGTGCTACCTACCAGCTAAG AAATGCTTCTGTGGCAGTCACTAATAACGATAAAACAGGAAGTTTATTAAAATACGATATACTGACAAAACAGGTTACTGAATTGGTAACGGGGCTTTCTGGAGCTGCTGGGACAGCGGTTAGTGCTCTTGGTGACTTTGTTCTCGTTTCTGAGTACATAAGTAAAAGAATTCAAAGGTTTTGGCTCACTGGTGCCAAACGTAATACAACAGAAACTTTCATAAGCTTCCGAGGAAATCCAGACAACATCAAGAGAGACGCAAATGGAGACTTTTGGGTGGCAGTGAATGATGCAATAAAATCGTCTACACAAGACACTGTGCCCATCAGGGTAAGGATCGATCGGTCTGGTATTGTACAAAAGGTGTCACTTGAGAATGAATATAACACCACGAAAATAAGTGAAGCTCAAAAATATCTTGGGAGAATTTATATAGGATCTCCAATAACGAATTTTGTTGGTGTCTATAGCTAG